A genomic window from Gossypium hirsutum isolate 1008001.06 chromosome D10, Gossypium_hirsutum_v2.1, whole genome shotgun sequence includes:
- the LOC107916203 gene encoding zinc finger CCHC domain-containing protein 10, whose product MSSKKEEKSQAAADRIKAAALTAAKGLSRAQAERAAAAAARNVNAYGQKEEGPSRWQEKREAKRQMYLMSTEKAVRLGERKDKASMSTMGASQCQKCFQAGHWTYECKNEWVYMSRPSRTQQLKNPKLRMKLSISYDLDIPDVKDKKDENRSKKSKRKYRSDSGSGSDSEASVFETDSGASSVTGSDYSSEGSSTDYSSSSESEEERKSRRRKKKQKQKKGRRRRYSSSSESSDSESASDSDSDDRSNRRKSSRHSRRH is encoded by the coding sequence ATGTCAagtaagaaagaagaaaaatctcAAGCAGCTGCCGACAGAATCAAGGCTGCTGCATTGACTGCTGCAAAAGGCCTCAGTCGAGCTCAGGCTGAAAGGGCAGCTGCTGCCGCAGCTCGAAATGTTAATGCTTATGGGCAAAAGGAAGAAGGACCTAGCAGATGGCAGGAGAAGAGGGAAGCCAAGAGGCAGATGTATTTGATGAGCACAGAGAAGGCGGTGAGGTTAGGGGAAAGGAAAGACAAGGCATCAATGTCTACAATGGGTGCTTCACAGTGCCAAAAGTGTTTTCAAGCAGGGCATTGGACATACGAGTGCAAGAACGAATGGGTTTACATGTCACGACCCTCGAGAACTCAGCAGCTTAAGAACCCCAAGCTCAGGATGAAACTTTCAATCTCTTATGATTTGGACATCCCGGATGTCAAGGATAAGAAGGATGAAAATAGGTCTAAGAAAAGCAAAAGGAAGTATCGGTCAGATTCTGGTTCTGGTAGTGATAGCGAGGCTTCAGTTTTTGAGACTGACAGTGGTGCCTCATCTGTAACAGGATCGGATTATTCTTCAGAAGGGAGTAGTACTGATTACAGCTCATCATCTGAGTCGGAGGAAGAGAGGAAGAGtcggaggaggaagaagaagcaGAAGCAAAAGAAGGGGAGGCGTAGAAGGTACAGCTCATCTTCCGAGTCTTCTGATTCAGAATCGGCTTCAGATTCCGATTCTGATGATCGGAGCAATCGAAGGAAGAGCTCGAGGCATAGCAGAAGGCACTGA
- the LOC107916204 gene encoding ubiquitin-conjugating enzyme E2 32 → MAEDKYNLKNPAVKRILQEVKEMQSNPSDDFTSLPLEENIFEWQFAIRGPRDSEFEGGIYHGRIQLPAEYPFKPPSFMLLTPNGRFETQTKICLSISNHHPEHWQPSWSVRTALVALIAFMPTNPNGALGSLDYKKEERRALAIKSRESPPKYGNPERQKLIDEIHEYMLSKTPPVPQLSPSQALEEHPTNSDGEAQANQQDSATMVAGNGLPNPVVGDRAVEEEPLVLANANPGTAEMGVRAAREIPARESSNHPLQRPEMRVQRSADDRLFTWAAVGLTIAILVLLFKKFMKSSGHGAVFMDGS, encoded by the exons ATGGCTGAGGACAAGTATAACCTCAAGAATCCGGCGGTGAAGAGGATATTACAAGAGGTCAAGGAGATGCAATCCAATCCTTCTGATGATTTCACGAGCCTCCCTCTTGAG GAGAATATATTTGAATGGCAATTTGCAATTAGGGGTCCCAGGGATTCTGAATTTGAGGGAGGGATTTATCATGGAAGGATCCAATTGCCTGCTGAGTATCCATTCAAGCCCCCTTCATTTATGTTGCTGACT CCAAATGGGCGTTTTGAAACCCAGACGAAAATTTGCTTAAGTATATCGAATCACCACCCGGAGCATTGGCAGCCATCTTGGAGTG TGCGGACCGCTCTAGTGGCACTGATAGCTTTCATGCCCACCAACCCAAATGGTGCTTTAGGTTCTCTAGATTATAAGAAGGAAGAACGACGTGCTCTTGCCATCAAATCTCGTGAATCTCCACCCAAATATGGGAATCCTGAACGCCAAAAACTTATTGATGAG ATACATGAATATATGTTAAGCAAGACACCCCCTGTCCCTCAACTCAGCCCTTCACAGGCCTTGGAAGAGCACCCTACTAACAGTGACGGAGAAGCTCAGGCTAATCAACAGGATTCCGCTACCATGGTTGCTGGGAATGGGCTACCGAACCCAGTAGTAGGTGACAGGGCTGTCGAAGAAGAGCCTCTGGTTCTGGCCAATGCTAATCCAGGTACTGCTGAAATGGGAGTGAGGGCTGCAAGAGAGATTCCTGCCCGGGAATCAAGTAATCATCCACTGCAAAGGCCAGAGATGAGGGTTCAAAGATCTGCCGATGACCGCTTGTTTACATGGGCTGCCGTTGGACTTACTATAGCAATTTTGGTTCTTTTGTTCAAGAAGTTCATGAAATCCAGCGGACATGGTGCTGTTTTTATGGATGGTTCGTAG